The DNA region AAGGCAGGACCCTGTTCGCGATCGCTTTCCTCCAGGTACCAATCGACCAGCGTGAACTTGAGCTCAAACGCTTCTTCTAGCGAACGTGAGACCTGCATCAGTTGAAACGAATCACACCCCAGATCCGCAGCCAAAGACAGGTCCGCGTGCAAATCCGAGAGGGTGAGCTCAAGCCCCACGGCCCCGAGCGCCTCACAGAGCAGCTCCCTCAACTGGTCATCAAGACTGGTGTTCACATGTGTCCCCGCTCCTGATTTTCGACACTCAGGCGTTGCAACCACGCGCGGCCGACCCGCCGCGTGGCTGACCACAAGGGGTTGTCCGCGGCTGGCGCGAGCGTCCCAGCCAGGAAGCGCTCGCGCGCCAGTTGGCGCCGAACCTTGCCTGAGCTGGTTTTCGGAATCTGACCCGGTGTCAGAATGGCCACATGATCCGGGTGCAGGGCCAGGGTTTCGCGCAATTGAGCCGCCACCGCCGCCGCCAGTTGCGGATATTCTTCTGCGGGTTGGCGGGATTCCGCGAGCACCACCACTTTCTCGGTGCCGCTAGCGGGATCAGGCAAGCTAAACGCGGCCACGTTTCCGGCACGCACCCCCGGTACCTTGCCCACCTGGAACTCCAGGTCTGACGGCGCATAGTTGCGGCCCGCCTTGATGATCAGATCCTTGCTGCGGCCGGTGATGAAAAGCTCGCCATCCGCCAGATAGCCGCGATCGCCGGTATCCAGCCAGCCGTCTTTTGCGGGGGAAAGCGTGCGATCTGGGCTTTCCCAGTATCCCTGCATCAGCGAAGGCCCGCTCACCCACACCTCTCCCACGGCACGTTCCGGCAAGACACCACCCGTCGCGTCCTGAATCCGAACGGCGTGGCCGGGAATCGGAAAGCCCACGGACGCCACCGTGGCGGTGCGACCTTCCTCAGGCGGCCCGGCCACTTGCTCGCTCTCCAGCCGATCGGCCGACAACCTGTCCAGACGTAACCCACGCTCCGGCGGGCAAAACGTGACGGCCACCGCCATTTCGGCCAGGCCGTAGATGGGGGTGATCGCCGAGGGCGCCAATCCGTAGGGCGAAAAGCGGGTGGCAAACGCGTGCATGGTTTCGGCCTGCACGGTTTCTGCGCCGCTGTAGGCCAGCCGCCAGCTGGTGAGGTCCAGGCCTTGCAGCTCTTGATCCTGCAGGCGCTGGGCGCAGAGATGATAAGCAAAATTGGGCGCCGTCGAGATGGTGCAGCGAAAACGGTCAATGGCCCAGAGCCAGCGCTTGGGGTCCAGCAAGAAACTCTGCGGGCTCATCAAGACCAGGGGGGTCCCTCTGAAAAGCACGGTGAGCAACATGCCAATCAGGCCCATGTCGTGATACAGCGGCAGCCAGGAGCAGGCGCGGTCTTCCACGCGCAGCCCCACGGCGGCCACGATCGAGGCGATGTTGTTCAGGAGCTGGCGATGCGTCAGCACCACCCCCTTGGGCTGACGCGTCGAGCCCGACGTGAACTGGATCAGCGCGACGGCATCCGGATCCAGCGTCAGAGCGGCTGGCGCCGCGTGACCATTCAGGTTTTCCGGCACCACCACCGGGACGCGCGCCCCCGCCGCGTAGGTCGCCGACTCGATCACCTGCCGGGCCCGCGCGAAGGTCACCAGCAAACGCGGTTTGACCGACGTGACCTGCGCCGCCAGTGCGCTTTCATAGGCTTCGAGGCCGTTCAGGCGGGCGGGGGGATAAAAGGGCACGGCGATCGCGCCAAGCAGCAGGGTGCCGAAGAAGGCGTTCAAGAAGGCCACCCCGGTTGGCAGGCCGATCATGACGCGATCGCCCCGCTTGACCCCAAGCTGCGCCAGCGCACCTGCCGCGCCGGCGGCACCTTCATACACCTGCTGGAAGGTCAGGGCGGTCTCCCCACCCCGATCATCGAGCCAATGAAGGAACACGTCTTGCCCACGCTCAGCCGCCTTTTGCGCCAAGACCGCCGCGATGCTCGAGCCAAATTGATCCCAGGCGAGTGTCACAGGTTCCCGTTCTGTGTGATGGAGCAGACGAGCGTTGGGGCGAAGGTGAGCCGATTCGGCCTGACCCCACGTAGCCCTCAGACCTTCCGAGCTCCATGTTCCCTGATGCATCCCCCCCGAACCCATGCGTCGCACGTAACACGCGACACGCATCATCGGTGGCAATCCAGCTAGAATGGGCGGTGCACGGTCACGCGCGGAGCTACCTCACGCGGCCGCCTCGTGCCCGGCCACTCGAGAGACCACCGTGACGATCAATTTCAGTGCCCTTCAGGACGACTGGTTGGTGCTCTGCACCTCCGGAGAGCTGAAACAACGGCCTCAAGCATTCCAGTTATTGGGGCAGGACCTCGTGGTTTACCGCGACCCCCACGGCCAGGTTCACGCGTTTCTCGACCGTTGCCCTCACCGCAATGTGCGTTTATCCGAAGGCCGCTTGTGTGACGGCTTGTTGGTGTGTCAGTACCACGGTTGGGAATTCGACACCCAGGGGCGCTGCGTCAAAATACCCGGTCGACTCGCGGAACACGACACGCGCGCACCGGGGTTGAAAAAGATTGCACTGCAGGAAACCGCCGGCCTGGTATTCGCTTGCCTTGGCGATCCAGGCGACAAGCCCCCCTTTTTACCAGCCGTCGTCAACGACCCCCAATACGGCTGTGACGCGCATGCCAACCACGTGGCAGCCGATGCGAAAAACATCGTGGAAAATTTTTTGGACCCCTTTCACACGCATTTCGTGCACGCCGGCCTCATCCGCAACCGAAGCGAAGTGCAGCGCAGCCTCAACCAAATCAAACGCCGGCACATGCCGCGGGGGTTTGAGATTGAATACCTG from Candidatus Sericytochromatia bacterium includes:
- a CDS encoding fatty acyl-AMP ligase, giving the protein MTLAWDQFGSSIAAVLAQKAAERGQDVFLHWLDDRGGETALTFQQVYEGAAGAAGALAQLGVKRGDRVMIGLPTGVAFLNAFFGTLLLGAIAVPFYPPARLNGLEAYESALAAQVTSVKPRLLVTFARARQVIESATYAAGARVPVVVPENLNGHAAPAALTLDPDAVALIQFTSGSTRQPKGVVLTHRQLLNNIASIVAAVGLRVEDRACSWLPLYHDMGLIGMLLTVLFRGTPLVLMSPQSFLLDPKRWLWAIDRFRCTISTAPNFAYHLCAQRLQDQELQGLDLTSWRLAYSGAETVQAETMHAFATRFSPYGLAPSAITPIYGLAEMAVAVTFCPPERGLRLDRLSADRLESEQVAGPPEEGRTATVASVGFPIPGHAVRIQDATGGVLPERAVGEVWVSGPSLMQGYWESPDRTLSPAKDGWLDTGDRGYLADGELFITGRSKDLIIKAGRNYAPSDLEFQVGKVPGVRAGNVAAFSLPDPASGTEKVVVLAESRQPAEEYPQLAAAVAAQLRETLALHPDHVAILTPGQIPKTSSGKVRRQLARERFLAGTLAPAADNPLWSATRRVGRAWLQRLSVENQERGHM
- a CDS encoding acyl carrier protein is translated as MNTSLDDQLRELLCEALGAVGLELTLSDLHADLSLAADLGCDSFQLMQVSRSLEEAFELKFTLVDWYLEESDREQGPAFTVGSLLTFITSQVGAVPEVFHAGS
- a CDS encoding aromatic ring-hydroxylating dioxygenase subunit alpha; translated protein: MTINFSALQDDWLVLCTSGELKQRPQAFQLLGQDLVVYRDPHGQVHAFLDRCPHRNVRLSEGRLCDGLLVCQYHGWEFDTQGRCVKIPGRLAEHDTRAPGLKKIALQETAGLVFACLGDPGDKPPFLPAVVNDPQYGCDAHANHVAADAKNIVENFLDPFHTHFVHAGLIRNRSEVQRSLNQIKRRHMPRGFEIEYLTTERQTGVLARFAPPIDQAFGRFRLPGIVELDYRTAGVVQFVNCMYITPRTQSSSSLYFRVFLRRGGLPPRFVFLVAGAIAKRALKQDQLILEKQTRRALELGGEFYCNTELDLARRQLDYLYDGSAQQVEFHDLQALI